Within Pygocentrus nattereri isolate fPygNat1 chromosome 17, fPygNat1.pri, whole genome shotgun sequence, the genomic segment AGACAAGATAATACACTTGCACAAGGACAGCATAAGTCAAAGACATTTAGTGAAAAAAGGATGTTCCAAAAGTGGAGTtcacataataaataaacaataccaAGGAAATATGACAGTCCTGCAAGACCTGACACACCATCAGATAATCAGTACTTGAAGCTTTCATGTGTAGATGCTGTTGTACCCAGAACAATGCCCTGAccaccctagagtccagacctcaacggtattgaatgtgtttgggattttttGGATCATGACaggcagaaaatgtaaccaacttctaagactgaactttggaggtgtagaagTGTATCCCTGAAAATATGTTTCCTAAAAGGCATGAAAGTGGTAATAAAGGGAAGGGGTGGACGTTCTAAGTATTAAAAAGCTTTCCATTAGATTAAGTTGGTGAGGCCTGTATGCAATcctctgttaaatatatgtttgtcTATTTGTGATGCTGTTTGGCAGGAAACCCTAATAAATGAAGGGCAGTCTCTGATTTTTACATCATACTGTATATGTTATCATATACTGTTttatgatacactatatttccaaaggtattcactcacccatccaaatcattgaattcaggtgtttcaatcacttccatgaccacaggtgtataaaaccaagcacctaggcctacAGACAGCTTCtccaaacatttatgaaagaatgggtcacacagtgaattccagcatggtaccgtgataggacgccacctgtgcaacaccACCTGTGCAAAGTCCAGTCATGGAATTTCCTCGTCAAAGTCAACTGTCcatggtattataacaaagtggaagtgttagggaatgacagcaactcagccatgaagtggaaggccatgtaaaatgacagagcggggtcagcggatgctgaggtgcattagtgcgcagaggtcaccaactttctgcagagtcaatcgctacagacctacAAACTTCCTGTGACAGTGCGtatagagcttcatggaatgggtttccatggccaagaaGCTGCATCcttgcaaagcgttgaatgcagtggtgtaaagtgccaccactggactctacagcagtggagacatgttctctggagtgaccaatcatgcttttCTGTCTGACAATActatggacaagtctgggtttggcggttgccaggagaacagtacttttctgactgcattgtgccaagtgtaaagtttggtggaggggggattatggtgctgggttgtttttcaggagttgggctcggccccttagttccaatgaaaggaactcttaatgcttcagcagacgaAGAGATTtcggacaatttcatgctccaaactttgagggaacagttcggggatggccccttcttgttccaacatgactgcgcaccagtgcacaaagcaaggtccatgaagacatggatgagtgagtttggtgtgaaagaacttgactggcctgcacagagtcctgacctcaacttgatagaacacctttgggatgaattagagcatagactgcgagccaggccttctcgtccaacatctgacctcacaaatgtgcttctggaagaatggtcacaaattcccataaacacactcctaactcCTAAGtgttgaagctattatagctgtaaagggtaggctgacatcatattaaaccctatagattaagaatgggatgttgctcttgtgtgaaggcagataagcgaatacttttgggaatatagtgtatgtttgaAAGAGGAGCTGTTGTGGTTTTTATTCATGCTGTAATGGCTCTCTGTAAAGGTATAAGTGATTAATATTCCGTGTCATTTTCACTTTTAACTACCCGAGATATTCATAAAGAATCTTTCAGGAGAAATGCTAGTACAAAACCTCGGCCTCGGCCATGTGGATACTGACTGGCTATTCTGACTCACATGTACAACTCCTTAAAAagccaaatgtttttttctatcACATATAGCTCCTCTGTCTCGTATACTCCCTGCCCCTCCTTTCACTCACAGTGATAAAGTCCAGATGGCCTTCGTTGCTCAGGGCTTCTAGTGTGCCTTCGGCTTCTTGGAATTTGGCCAGTAATTGGCTCATGTGGTCAGCCTGGGCCTGGATGGAGGAGATGAGAGTGGAGGCAGTGCTCTCCACCTTCTGCATAAAGCGGGCCTCCTCCAGTTCCATACAGCGCCGCAACTCACCAAACTCCTTCCGTACCACCCACTTCAACACATCTGACTCAttctgcgcacacacacacacacacacacacacacacacaaacacacacacacacacatatcaccATCAGCTTATAGTCCAGTACAGTAAAGTTCCATAATAACTGGCACCCTTGGTAAAATGGTAATTTATTTGAGGTTAGCACAAACTCAGAttgaaaatatgagaaaaaagccactttctcctcttcagctcactcTAAATATTTTCAGTGGAGCTTAAGTTGAGAAAACTAGATTGCCATCTCAAAAGCTTgatcctgtagttactgagccATTTTATGTGGACTTGGACGaatgttttggatcattatcATGCTGGAGGGTCCAACCACAACCTAGTTTTAGCTTTTTGGCAGATACAACCAGAATTTCATTTAATATCTCCTGGTACTTCAAAGAGTCCATGATGCCAAGTATCCTAAAACAGTTCCGAGGATATCTGGAGGAAAATCAGCCACAAAACATCACTAATCATGCATCATGCTTAACAGCGGGGAAGAGCTTCTTTTCTGTGTAATTAGTCTTTTCAATGCCAAACCCACTTTGAGTGTTTGTAAGCAAAAACCTCGATTTTTGTCTCATCCAATCAGAAAACCCAGTTTCAGCAGATGTTCCAGTAGCACCTGGCGAACACCAGCTGCTTATGTTTGTTATTTGATTAAATACAAGACTTTCTTCTAGCATGCCTTTCAAATAGGTTGTTGGTAAGGAGGTGGTATCTAATAGATATTGACTGATAAGGGTTTTTGTTAGACATTTACTTTAATTAGAAGATAGATGTTTCAGTGAGATTCAGCTACTTAAACACATCTTTAAAAAGGTTGGCAGTGAGAATGGAGCTGACCATATTGTTTTCTCTGCATATCTTTGTTTGCAGTAGTGAAGTTAACTCACAGTAATGCGAGACTTGTTGTATGCCATTTTACAAGTCTGATCTTCCAGCTTCCTCTTCTGAGTCTGAAACTCAGTCATCAGACCTGAAATGTCCTCctgtgaaaatataaaatgcacagtGCTCGACTACAATACATTGCATctcactttgtgttttttttggcaTTATGCAATCTATAATTGCATTCAGTAATGCTTTATGGATGCAGTGTGAACACGTAATGAAAGGAAATTGAATTTAACCCCAGAAAATTCTGTTATGGCTGTGCCTGTGACAAGGCAACAAAACCCTGTCTTCTTTCTACTGAACACTGTTTAATATTCTGTTTCAGCCCCTATTAAAGAAGAACGTATGAGAGTACAGGCCTACAGAGACACTGCAATCCCTTCCTAATTAGTGTgtatagatttactgttctCAAATAAAGGCCAAGGACTGTAGAATCGCAAAATATTTTGCATGGGTCCCAAAGGGAGCTctgaaaataacattaaaaaagagTGTCTCCTATTCTTTTcgcaggttaaaaaaaaaaaaaacacctaatCGCTTTTCTCACAAAAGCAGCAGGTTGTGTACCTTCATGCGGCTGTAGACGCTGCTGATTGGGGTGACTTTATGGGAGCGGTGTCCTCCAATGCTGCCGCACAGACCGCAGATGAGTGCCTGGTCCTCCTCGCAATACAGGCTTAGGGGATTATGATGCTGGTTGCAGGTCTCAGGAGGGCCCTGGCCTGGGTTACTGATCTCCCGTAGGGCATCCACAATGCGTGCCAGTGCCACATTGGGTGGAGGACTGTCCCCATCCACTGCACTGCGGCACACTGGACACTGGAGCTGGCCCAGAGGGTCCATGCCCATAGAGCGGACACAGCCACGGCAATAAGAGTGACCACATTGCAGCATGAGAGGCTCCGAGAAAACCTCCAGACACACAGGGCAACGCAGTTGCTCCTCCAGTGACTCCAGACTCCTGCGTCTGTCCATCTGACCCAAAACATGCAGTGATGGCCTAATAGGGTTGACTTTCTGCTGTAACGTAAGCAGGTATTAGAAAGAGTTAAAACAGCCAGATCAGTCTAAGAAAGACAGGTTGGGCCTCGCTCTAATCAAAACATACCTCCTCAAAAAAATGGAGAAGCAAAGCAGTTCAGCATGGTCAGATGACAGTGGTCAAGgctgaaatgttttttctctAGCTTGGAAAAAATAATTATGTCCAGTCACGCTGGACTCCTCCAGTTGTTTGTGTTCCTTGAGGTGGGTAAAGTGGCTGGACCCTGTCCTAAAATTAGGTTATCAGCAAAAAGTCTCTCACAGTTTAGAGATAAGAGTTGCTCTCACCTTGTCTTCAACTCTGACTGCTCTGATCCATGACCAGCCTTACGGAATTCAAATCAACCCCACTGCCTCATTTCACAGTATAATCTAGCCACAGAGGAGAAGCAGTCATATTTAACATGGGTCACCTTCAGGTGACAGACTTTATCAGCAGCATTTTTAATCACCTGGTCAGGCCGCTTCCATTTGTAGTGCCTGATTGTCTGGGGGTGTATCAGCTCTA encodes:
- the LOC108426894 gene encoding E3 ubiquitin-protein ligase TRIM50 → MDRRRSLESLEEQLRCPVCLEVFSEPLMLQCGHSYCRGCVRSMGMDPLGQLQCPVCRSAVDGDSPPPNVALARIVDALREISNPGQGPPETCNQHHNPLSLYCEEDQALICGLCGSIGGHRSHKVTPISSVYSRMKEDISGLMTEFQTQKRKLEDQTCKMAYNKSRITNESDVLKWVVRKEFGELRRCMELEEARFMQKVESTASTLISSIQAQADHMSQLLAKFQEAEGTLEALSNEGHLDFITKYGSIAPRFRESQQREQRKERAYSSISFNPGFNHSDIKIAVWKRLHRRVLPAPESLKFDPLTAHPMLQLNEDLTSVECGVIVKRLPNNPERFSYSYCVLASRGFSSGKHYWEVQVGQKPKWRLGLIKGTTSRKSKLPKSPEGGVWLIGAKEGRLYEAFASPRVTLPLTTQPQRMGIFLDYERGEVTFYNADSPDELGFIYSYQAELQGKVYPLFDVCWHERSANKLPISLPQPLPEV